From Magnolia sinica isolate HGM2019 chromosome 13, MsV1, whole genome shotgun sequence, one genomic window encodes:
- the LOC131223608 gene encoding UDP-glycosyltransferase 82A1: protein MKSKDKPQIVLIPYPAQGHITPIIQLAASFHIHGFQPLIIIPDFIHDRIVASRTNSDDGLVFLPIPDGLAEGEPRNFFTISFAMENNMPCHLDRVLAMLHEEGGGRVACVVVDLLASWAIDVASRHGIPVAGFWPAMLATYNLIAAIPDMIRTGLLSENGSPLLKGVVRFLPGQPMLSTEDLPWLVGNPAQKRSRFQFWLQTLQRSRSLPWLLVNSFPDEDCNQQQHLPSRSVHRHRPSILQVGPLTRHTRSNPSLWEEDMSCLDWLRKQKPRSVVYVSFGSWVGPIGEAKIAELALGLEATQRPFIWVLGPEWRAGLPSGYLDRVAMHGKVITWAPQKEVLRHETVGCYLTHCGWNSTVEAVEGGKPLLCYPVSGDQFVNSTYIVDVWGIGVKVGGPGRRAVEEGIKKVMEDDGEMMRRVMELKDRIMGEEGDSRAVATLTAFLDGLKTISLDAGDCISSCVSSL, encoded by the exons ATGAAGTCCAAAGACAAGCCACAGATCGTTTTGATCCCTTATCCGGCACAGGGCCACATAACACCCATTATCCAGTTAGCTGCTTCTTTTCATATCCacggttttcaaccgttgatCATCATCCCAGATTTCATCCATGATCGTATCGTTGCCTCGAGAACGAACAGCGACGATGGGCTAGTTTTTCTTCCCATCCCCGACGGGTTGGCAGAGGGCGAGCCACGCAACTTCTTCACCATCAGTTTCGCCATGGAGAACAACATGCCGTGCCATCTCGACCGTGTACTTGCCATGTTGCACGAAGAAGGAGGGGGACGTGTCGCTTGCGTGGTCGTTGATTTGTTAGCCTCGTGGGCCATCGACGTTGCAAGCCGCCATGGAATTCCAGTGGCTGGATTTTGGCCAGCCATGCTTGCTACTTACAACCTCATCGCAGCCATTCCCGACATGATCCGGACCGGTCTCCTCTCCGAAAATG GATCTCCTCTCCTTAAAGGTGTGGTCCGGTTTTTGCCGGGTCAACCCATGCTCAGCACCGAAGATCTACCCTGGTTAGTTGGCAATCCAGCCCAAAAGAGATCAAGGTTCCAGTTCTGGCTGCAGACCCTCCAACGGTCCAGATCTCTTCCATGGCTCCTCGTCAATTCCTTCCCTGACGAAGATTGTAATCAACAACAACATCTCCCATCAAGATCAGTGCATCGCCACCGTCCATCTATACTCCAAGTGGGCCCACTCACAAGGCACACCAGGAGCAACCCCAGCTTATGGGAGGAAGACATGAGCTGCTTAGATTGGCTCAGGAAACAGAAGCCTCGGTCAGTGGTCTACGTGTCATTTGGAAGCTGGGTGGGCCCGATTGGGGAGGCCAAGATTGCTGAGCTGGCTCTCGGGCTCGAGGCCACACAGAGGCCGTTCATCTGGGTGTTGGGGCCCGAATGGCGGGCCGGGCTCCCGAGCGGGTACTTGGATCGGGTGGCCATGCATGGTAAGGtgattacatgggccccacagaaggAGGTCCTGCGGCACGAGACCGTCGGATGCTACCTCACGCATTGCGGGTGGAATTCAACGGTGGAGGCCGTCGAGGGAGGGAAGCCGTTGCTGTGCTATCCTGTGTCCGGCGATCAGTTTGTGAACTCAACGTACATCGTAGACGTGTGGGGCATTGGGGTGAAAGTGGGTGGGCCAGGGCGACGGGCGGTCGAGGAAGGCATTAAGAAggtgatggaggatgatggagagaTGATGAGGAGGGTGATGGAATTGAAGGACAGGATCATGGGAGAGGAGGGTGATTCAAGAGCTGTGGCCACTCTCACTGCTTTCTTGGATGGCCTAAAAACAATCTCTTTGGATGCTGGGGATTGCATCTCTTCGTGTGTTAGCTCTTTGTAG